One region of Carassius gibelio isolate Cgi1373 ecotype wild population from Czech Republic chromosome A1, carGib1.2-hapl.c, whole genome shotgun sequence genomic DNA includes:
- the LOC128015549 gene encoding transmembrane 9 superfamily member 2 isoform X4 has product MAVFHGVRVVFVLLFVSGSLRGALSFYLPGLAPVSFCEKEEGEKNNDVPDCKSTIELFVNRLDSVESVLPYEYTAFDFCADESEKRPSENLGQVLFGERIELSPYKFSFKKNLECQSVCLKSYNTEKAEEKAKLDFLKKGMLLNYQHHWIVDNMPVTWCYDVEDNQKFCNPGFPIGCYVTDTGRAKDACVVSADFNDKDTFYIFNHVDITIFYHVVENEAAGARLVAAKLEPKSYKYTDMEKPDCKGPPMSLNNKFSGEVKIPYTYSVKFVEDKQIRWASRWDYILESMPHTNIQWFSIMNSLVIVLFLSGMVAMIMLRTLHKDIARYNQMDSVEDAQEEFGWKLVHGDVFRPPRKGMLLSVFLGSGTQIFIMTFVTLFFACLGFLSPANRGALMTCAVVLWVLLGTPAGYVAARYYKSFGGEKWKTNVLLTAFLCPGVVFADFFVMNLILWGEGSSAAMPFGTLVAILALWFCVSVPLTFIGAYFGFKKTGIEHPVRTNQIPRQIPEQSFYTKPLPGIVMGGILPFGCIFIQLFFILNSIWSHQMYYMFGFLFLVFIILVITCSEATILLCYFHLCAEDYHWQWRSFLTSGFTAVYFLVYAIHYFFSKLQISGLASTILYFGYTMIMALIFFLFTGTIGFFACFWFVTKIYSVVKVD; this is encoded by the exons ATGGCCGTTTTCCACGGTGTCCGTGTtgtatttgtgttgttgtttgtgaGCGGGTCGCTACGGGGCGCGTTAAGTTTCTACCTGCCTGGTTTGGCCCCTGTGAGCTTCTGCGAGAAAGAAGAGGGCGAAAAAAACAACGACGTTCCAGACTGCAAg TCAACCATCGAGCTGTTTGTGAACAGGCTGGATTCTGTGGAATCTGTTTTGCCCTATGAATACACCGC GTTTGATTTTTGTGCTGATGAGTCCGAGAAGCGTCCATCTGAGAACTTGGGTCAGGTGCTGTTTGGAGAAAGAATTGAGCTGTCCCCGTATAAG TTTTCCTTCAAGAAGAATTTGGAGTGCCAGAGTGTCTGTCTTAAATcttacaacacagaaaaagctgAGGAAAAAGCCAAGCTGGACTTTCTCAAGAAGGGAATGCTCCTCAATTACCAACACCACTG GATCGTCGATAATATGCCGGTGACCTGGTGTTACGATGTGGAGGACAATCAGAAGTTCTGTAATCCAGGGTTCCCCATTGGTTGCTATGTCACTGATACGGGACGGGCCAAAGATGCCTGCGTAGTCAGC GCCGACTTCAATGACAAAGACACCTTCTACATCTTCAACCATGTGGACATCACCATTTTCTACCACGTGGTGGAGAACGAGGCGGCTGGTGCCAGACTGGTTGCAGCTAAATTAGAGCCCAAAAG CTATAAATACACCGACATGGAGAAACCAGACTGCAAAGGACCTCCCATGAGTCTGAACAACAAGTTCAGTGGAGAAGTCAAGATTCCCTACACTTACTCCGTCAAGTTTGTG GAGGACAAACAGATTCGCTGGGCCTCTAGATGGGATTATATTCTTGAGTCTATGCCACACACCAACATTCAGTGGTTCAG TATCATGAACTCTTTGGTCATCGTACTCTTCCTCTCGGGGATGGTTGCTATGATCATGCTCCGAACACTCCATAAAGACATCGCCAGATACAACCAGATGGACTCTGTG GAGGATGCCCAGGAGGAATTTGGCTGGAAGCTTGTTCACGGAGATGTCTTCAGGCCTCCCAGGAAAGGCATGCTGCTGTCTGTGTTCCTGGGCTCTGGGACTCAGATCTTCATCATGACCTTTGTTACTCTCT TTTTTGCCTGTTTGGGCTTCCTGTCACCTGCCAATCGTGGGGCTCTGATGACGTGTGCAGTGGTGTTGTGGGTGCTCCTGGGTACTCCAGCTGGTTATGTGGCTGCCCGCTACTACAAAT CCTTCGGTGGGGAGAAGTGGAAGACCAATGTTCTGCTGACAGCATTTCTTTGTCCAGG gGTGGTGTTTGCAGATTTTTTCGTAATGAATCTGATTTTGTGGGGTGAGGGTTCATCAGCTGCCATGCCCTTTGGTACTCTGGTGGCCATCCTGGCTCTGTGGTTCTGTGTCTCAGTGCCCCTCACCTTTATTGGAGCATACTTTGGTTTTAAGAAGACC GGCATTGAACATCCTGTGCGGACCAATCAGATCCCCAGACAGATTCCAGAGCAGTCCTTCTACACCAAACCTCTTCCTGGCATTGTCATGGGTGGAATCCTGCCATTCGGCTGCATCTTCATCCAGCTGTTCTTCATCCTCAACAGCATTTG GTCTCATCAGATGTACTATATGTTCGGCTTCCTCTTCCTGGTCTTTATCATCCTGGTCATCACCTGTTCTGAGGCCACCATCCTGCTATGCTACTTCCACCTGTGTGCTGAG GACTATCACTGGCAGTGGCGCTCCTTCCTCACCAGCGGATTCACAGCTGTTTATTTCCTGGTCTATGCCATCCATTACTTCTTCTCTAAACTGCAGATCAGTGGGCTCGCCAGCACCATTCTTTACTTCGGCTACACCATGATCATGGCACTCATCTTCTTCCTCTtcacag GTACAATTGGATTCTTTGCCTGCTTTTGGTTTGTCACCAAGATCTACAGCGTGGTCAAAGTGgattaa